A window of the Pantoea sp. Lij88 genome harbors these coding sequences:
- a CDS encoding type IV secretion protein Rhs has product MSDNEGSQRLLTLGEIALAKSIFGSSIVYSRVWIHHASYFPFKLQGRNTAMSPNGELYFRDWYCQDFSTQSFQFQHLFIHEMSHVWQYQRGIWVRMRGLVSGFVSYEYSFEENKKLLDYRLEQQAQIIADYFLLSKFGIKMWLARRGKDGEVSYVGSVDEQIYAKYQKVLEGFPVK; this is encoded by the coding sequence ATGAGTGATAATGAAGGGAGTCAGAGGCTCCTGACACTAGGAGAAATAGCGTTAGCAAAATCGATATTCGGAAGCTCTATTGTCTATTCTCGCGTCTGGATTCATCATGCGAGTTACTTTCCCTTCAAGCTTCAGGGAAGGAATACCGCAATGAGCCCCAATGGCGAGTTATATTTTCGGGACTGGTATTGCCAGGATTTTTCAACTCAGTCATTTCAATTCCAACATCTTTTCATCCATGAGATGTCACATGTCTGGCAGTATCAACGGGGCATATGGGTACGAATGAGAGGTCTTGTTAGTGGTTTTGTTAGTTATGAATACTCATTTGAAGAAAACAAAAAGTTACTTGATTACAGATTAGAACAACAAGCACAAATCATTGCTGATTATTTTTTGCTTTCTAAATTTGGCATTAAGATGTGGCTGGCAAGGCGCGGAAAAGACGGTGAAGTTTCTTATGTTGGATCTGTAGACGAGCAGATTTATGCAAAATATCAAAAAGTTCTTGAGGGTTTCCCAGTCAAATGA
- a CDS encoding putative T6SS immunity periplasmic lipoprotein: MNILTKTLIPVFFLLNGCTLGENLDNRYTKEIPVTAHVQNSDVCVSIPIQNDEKIVSALTYNVKEPSKQIVYPADKQPKAGLFCIQPEEIKFEDGQTYLVFIEVNKRAESENNKATRKAFVSTFQVVQRGNNLTITQPVNR, from the coding sequence ATGAATATTTTAACTAAAACTTTAATCCCTGTGTTTTTTCTTTTGAATGGTTGCACGCTGGGCGAAAACCTCGACAATCGATATACTAAAGAAATACCCGTTACTGCCCACGTCCAGAACAGCGATGTATGTGTTTCTATACCAATACAAAATGATGAAAAGATTGTATCCGCGTTAACTTACAATGTGAAAGAACCTTCAAAACAGATTGTTTATCCTGCTGACAAGCAACCCAAAGCGGGTCTTTTTTGCATTCAGCCAGAAGAAATAAAGTTTGAAGATGGGCAAACATACCTCGTTTTTATTGAAGTGAACAAGAGAGCAGAAAGTGAGAATAACAAGGCAACAAGAAAAGCCTTTGTCTCCACCTTCCAGGTTGTACAACGAGGTAACAATCTTACTATTACCCAACCCGTAAATAGATAA
- a CDS encoding metal ABC transporter permease, translated as MWILEPFHFAFMNSALLIALVVAIPCALLSVFLVLKGWALMGDAMSHAVFPGIVLAWMVGLPLAVGAFVAGLFCAIASGFLQDNSRIKQDTVLGIVFSGMFAVGLILYIAVKPEVHLDHILFGDMLGITGADIIQTAIIAAVIVLVIAVKWRDFMLFSFDPQQAQVSGLPARLLHYGLLCMVSLTIVATLKAVGIILSISLLIAPGAIAVLLTRRFSHALLVAVVVSVLVSLSGVYLSFFIDSAPAPTIVVLFALVFVVAMVIAGRKTRRLERLKLREGGRAG; from the coding sequence ATGTGGATCCTTGAACCTTTCCATTTCGCGTTTATGAACAGTGCCCTGCTTATCGCGCTGGTGGTGGCAATCCCCTGTGCGCTGCTTTCGGTGTTTCTGGTGCTAAAAGGCTGGGCGCTGATGGGCGATGCCATGAGCCATGCGGTGTTCCCTGGCATCGTGCTCGCCTGGATGGTGGGATTGCCGCTTGCGGTGGGCGCATTCGTTGCGGGTCTGTTCTGCGCCATCGCCAGTGGTTTTCTGCAGGACAACAGCCGTATTAAACAGGATACGGTGCTGGGCATTGTCTTCTCTGGCATGTTCGCGGTGGGGCTGATCCTCTACATCGCCGTGAAACCGGAAGTTCATCTGGATCATATTCTGTTCGGCGATATGCTGGGCATTACTGGTGCGGATATTATTCAGACAGCGATTATCGCCGCCGTGATCGTCCTGGTGATTGCAGTGAAGTGGCGTGATTTTATGCTGTTCAGCTTCGATCCGCAGCAGGCACAAGTCTCCGGCTTACCGGCTCGTTTGCTGCACTACGGGCTGCTCTGTATGGTCTCGCTGACCATTGTGGCGACGCTGAAAGCGGTGGGAATCATCCTGTCCATTTCCCTGCTGATCGCGCCTGGCGCTATCGCAGTGCTTCTCACCCGACGCTTTTCACATGCGCTGCTGGTGGCGGTTGTGGTGTCAGTGCTGGTATCGCTGAGCGGCGTTTATCTCTCATTCTTTATCGACAGCGCGCCTGCGCCGACTATCGTCGTGTTGTTTGCGCTGGTGTTTGTTGTGGCGATGGTGATCGCAGGGCGCAAAACCCGGCGGCTGGAGCGGCTTAAACTTCGCGAAGGCGGCAGGGCGGGGTGA
- the sitC gene encoding iron/manganese ABC transporter permease subunit SitC, whose protein sequence is MELLLEPFGYHYMLNAMWVSAMVGGLCAFLSCYLMLKGWSLIGDALSHSIVPGVAGAYMLGLPFALGAFLSGGLAAGSMLLLNQRTRLKEDAIIGLIFSSFFGLGLFMVSLNPTAVNIQTIVLGNILAIAPADILQLALIGGLSIIILLFKWKDLMVTFFDENHARAIGLRPERLKVLFFTLLAVSTVAALQTVGAFLVICLVVTPGATAWLLTDRFPRLLMIAVAIGSITSFFGAWASYYLDGATGGIIVVAQTLLFLLAFVFAPKHGLLANRRRGRQHPEKEPG, encoded by the coding sequence ATGGAACTGTTACTGGAACCCTTCGGTTATCACTATATGCTCAACGCGATGTGGGTTTCCGCGATGGTGGGTGGACTCTGCGCGTTTCTCTCCTGTTACCTGATGCTCAAAGGCTGGTCGCTGATTGGTGATGCACTTTCACACTCCATCGTGCCGGGCGTAGCGGGTGCCTACATGCTGGGTCTGCCCTTTGCGCTGGGGGCTTTTCTCTCCGGTGGTCTGGCGGCGGGCAGTATGCTGTTGCTGAATCAGCGAACGCGCTTAAAGGAAGACGCGATCATCGGCCTGATTTTCTCCTCTTTCTTTGGTCTCGGTCTGTTTATGGTGTCGCTTAACCCGACTGCAGTGAACATTCAGACCATTGTGCTGGGCAATATTCTGGCGATAGCACCCGCTGATATCCTCCAGCTGGCGCTGATTGGCGGGCTGTCGATCATCATTCTGCTGTTTAAGTGGAAAGATCTGATGGTCACTTTCTTTGACGAGAACCACGCGCGTGCCATCGGTCTGCGACCCGAACGCCTGAAAGTGCTGTTCTTTACTCTGCTGGCGGTTTCAACCGTGGCGGCGCTGCAAACCGTCGGCGCATTTCTGGTGATCTGTCTGGTGGTGACGCCCGGCGCGACGGCCTGGCTGCTCACCGATCGCTTTCCGCGTCTGCTGATGATTGCGGTCGCCATTGGCAGCATCACCAGTTTTTTCGGTGCCTGGGCGAGTTACTACCTGGATGGTGCAACGGGCGGCATCATCGTGGTGGCGCAGACGTTGCTGTTCCTGCTGGCGTTTGTCTTTGCACCGAAACATGGCCTGCTGGCTAACCGGCGTCGTGGCCGTCAGCACCCCGAGAAGGAGCCTGGCTGA
- a CDS encoding manganese/iron ABC transporter ATP-binding protein: protein MTDTIVVSDVTVTYRNGHTALHDASFSVPGGSIAALVGVNGSGKSTLFKALMGFVRLASGSISVLGMPTRQALRKSLVAYVPQSEEVDWSFPVLVEDVVMMGRYGHMGLLRRPEPHDQQIVSKALTRVDMLDYRHRQIGELSGGQKKRVFLARAIAQQGSVILLDEPFTGVDVQTEARIISLLGELRDEGKTMLVSTHNLGSVTTFCDYTVMVKGTVLASGPTRSTFTAANLERAFSGVLRHVMVKGLDDQIITDDEIAPRAAREEGC, encoded by the coding sequence ATGACAGACACTATCGTGGTTTCCGACGTCACCGTCACCTATCGCAACGGGCATACCGCGCTGCACGACGCCAGTTTCAGCGTGCCGGGCGGATCGATTGCTGCCCTGGTGGGCGTGAATGGATCAGGCAAGTCAACGCTGTTCAAAGCGCTGATGGGTTTTGTCCGTCTCGCCAGCGGCAGTATCTCGGTGCTGGGCATGCCAACGCGCCAGGCGCTGCGTAAAAGCCTTGTCGCTTATGTGCCGCAATCGGAAGAGGTGGACTGGTCATTTCCGGTGCTGGTAGAAGATGTGGTGATGATGGGGCGCTACGGTCACATGGGCCTGCTGCGCCGGCCTGAACCGCACGACCAGCAGATTGTCAGTAAGGCGCTCACGCGGGTCGATATGCTGGATTATCGCCATCGCCAGATCGGCGAACTCTCTGGCGGACAGAAGAAAAGGGTGTTTCTGGCGCGTGCGATTGCCCAGCAGGGTAGCGTCATCCTGCTGGACGAGCCGTTTACTGGCGTGGATGTACAGACCGAGGCCAGAATCATCAGCCTGCTGGGTGAGCTACGCGATGAAGGCAAGACCATGCTGGTCTCAACGCATAATCTGGGGTCAGTCACAACGTTCTGCGATTACACCGTGATGGTTAAAGGCACCGTTCTGGCCAGCGGCCCGACCCGGAGCACCTTTACCGCTGCCAATCTTGAGCGCGCGTTCAGCGGCGTGCTGCGTCATGTGATGGTTAAAGGGCTTGACGATCAGATCATCACCGATGATGAAATTGCGCCACGGGCCGCACGGGAAGAGGGCTGTTAA
- a CDS encoding metal ABC transporter substrate-binding protein produces MTASSYAAEKFKVVTTFTVIADMAKNVAGDAAEVTSITKPGAEIHEYQPTPGDIKRAQGAQLIMANGLNLELWFQRFYQHLDGVPEVIVSAGIKPMGIGEGPYNGKPNPHAWMSPDNALIYVDNIRDALVKYDPAHADTYRQNAAAYKQKITAALDPLRQQIADIPEDKRWMVTSEGAFSYLARDLGMKELYLWPINADQQGTPQQVRKVIDQVKKNAIPAVFSESTVSDKPARQVARETGAHYGGVLYVDSLSNAQGPVPTYLDLLRVTTETLVQGIKTGEKAQ; encoded by the coding sequence ATGACAGCCAGCAGTTATGCAGCAGAAAAATTTAAGGTAGTGACGACCTTTACCGTGATTGCTGATATGGCAAAGAACGTGGCGGGCGATGCCGCAGAGGTCACCTCCATCACCAAACCGGGGGCTGAAATACACGAATATCAGCCGACACCCGGCGATATCAAGCGGGCGCAGGGCGCGCAGTTGATCATGGCGAACGGGCTCAATCTGGAACTCTGGTTTCAGCGCTTTTATCAGCATCTGGACGGGGTGCCGGAAGTGATTGTCTCGGCGGGAATCAAACCCATGGGCATAGGTGAGGGACCGTACAACGGTAAACCGAACCCGCACGCCTGGATGTCACCCGACAATGCGCTGATCTACGTCGATAACATTCGCGATGCGCTGGTGAAATATGACCCGGCTCATGCAGACACCTATCGTCAGAACGCCGCCGCCTATAAACAAAAAATTACCGCCGCGCTGGACCCGTTACGTCAGCAGATTGCAGACATCCCGGAGGATAAACGCTGGATGGTGACCAGCGAAGGCGCCTTCTCCTATCTGGCACGTGACCTGGGGATGAAAGAGCTTTATCTGTGGCCGATCAATGCGGACCAGCAGGGCACGCCGCAGCAGGTGAGAAAAGTGATCGATCAGGTGAAGAAAAATGCTATTCCGGCTGTGTTCAGTGAGAGCACGGTGTCGGATAAACCCGCCCGTCAGGTCGCACGGGAAACCGGTGCGCACTACGGTGGCGTGCTTTATGTCGATTCCTTAAGCAACGCTCAGGGACCGGTGCCGACCTACCTTGATCTGCTCCGCGTCACCACTGAAACGCTGGTGCAGGGCATCAAAACGGGAGAGAAAGCACAATGA
- the ycgZ gene encoding regulatory protein YcgZ, whose translation MRQNGQAPETISDIARYFNQASSPLQQETLGTVVVEILRAGHSLSRKTICSKLLRRLELAETPEEESHLQDLIAMLFRREE comes from the coding sequence ATGCGTCAGAACGGACAAGCCCCGGAAACGATCAGCGATATTGCCCGTTACTTCAATCAGGCCAGCTCCCCTTTGCAACAGGAGACGCTGGGCACGGTTGTTGTTGAAATTCTGCGCGCAGGTCACAGCCTCAGTCGTAAAACGATTTGCAGCAAGCTGTTGCGCCGCCTCGAACTGGCAGAAACGCCAGAAGAAGAGAGCCACCTGCAGGATTTAATCGCGATGCTGTTCCGTCGCGAAGAGTGA